The genomic stretch TTTTCTCTCTCCTGCCAGCGCACTCGTGTTAGCATAATGATGAACTATATTATAGAAgtctttgttagcttgcatggtgTTTTCACCTTGCATACATCATGTACTTTTGCCACTGCAAGAAGCAAATTTTTTTGACATATTGTGCGGTTGATCAGGCGCTCAACCTATATAAATGGAACTTTTTAAGAGTCTTACATGGATCGGAGTCATCATAGTggcctatgactagcaaataaaACATAAGTTAGAACTTGCAAGGAAGTGCTGCCAAAACCTAAGGTTATAAAAAATTTAACTGGTTGTCAAGCTCATGCTGTGCAGTATTCCATGAGAGTAAATTGCGTTTGAGTTCATTGTCATTAATCTATGGAAAGGTCCAACCAGGACTATAAGATCTCTGTTTCTTTGTTGATCTTAACTTCCAAAAGTCATCGACCTTTGAGAACTTCACGGTCTATGGTTCATGATATTTATCTTTAAGTTTAGTTCATACTCTTTGCAGGATTTATGAGTTGTTATTGGATAATTTAATAGCTTTTCATGCTTCTACAACTTGACACAAGaatgattttgttttttatgAACCAAACCTTGAAATTTGTAGCAGGATAGATCATATTTTTGCTGGTAGTGCAACCTGATTCAGATCAGGTGGTGCATATCTAAATCAGAAGATCTTGACTTGTCATTACCTTAGGGATCCAATTATAAGTCTAGCATCTAAGATGCATAACAGAACAGAGGTTAAAACAAATCCATGCATCTTCACTTAAGTTCCAGGTTAATTTACCTCTAACTATGTATATGCATTGGTAGCCAGTTGTCTCTTCATGGATTATTTGCTTGCGCTATGCGGGTTGAACTATTTTTTAGGAATTTATTGATGATGGTTACTTCTACTATTTTACTGCATCTTTTTAGGAATTGAAATTTTATTCTTACTATATTTTTTGTAATGTATTTGCAGCTATTGTACTTTGAGCAGGAAGAAAATGGTGGACTCAGTCTTGCATTACAAGTAAGCATATCATGTTGGTGAATTTATTAACAATAGTATATTGCCTCTTGttaattttcttttgttgtcTCGACTGTTTGATTAGTTCTAAAAGAGATCATATGCAACCATGTGGAGAGTTCAACATAGCATTCTTTTCGTTTACTTTATCATCTCTGTTATTTGTGTCCTTTAGCTTTGTCTGGCATCCAATATGTTTCAGTTGTGTCTCCTCCAATCACCGGTACATATTTTTTAGCTCAAACTTTTGttgtttatgctttttattatcaaaatctgttGCTTTAACAGAGAAAGCAGATGCCCTTGTGTGATATCTGGTGTACGAAAGAACAATATCTTACTTCCTACTTGTTTATGTGTAGCTCCATGATTTACAAAGGACAGCATGTTGCATGAGGTTCCTACCTATGCGGGCTTGGGGAGAGTCATGTATTTAACTTGACCTTAGCAAGTGATAGTTACCAATTATTATGTTGGATGCAGCCAGGATGAGAGAAATAAATCCTAATATGGATCAGTGTCCATCAGCTTAAATTAACAATATTTGCTTGTACTGAAATCAACTGCTGCATTATCTCTAATATGGCGTTTCAGAGTTTTGATTAATGTAACTGATATGAAAACTATATTAATCTTTTGACTATTGGTTTGATTTTAAACCAATCCCAAATACCTAATCTCTATTGGTTGATCCTGATCTCAATATTTTAGAGCTTGAGGTATGCAAATTGTGAGGTTCTCAGAAGTTCCAACATTTCCTCTTGCAGATAGTATATATTGTGGATCAGCTAATAattgtttaaaattgaaaaaactGTGTTGCAACTATTTCCTCCCTCTGTAATTCTCCTCGTATTCTTGCCATCTTGTTATCGTTTCCTTAATTGTGTGGTTTATATTTTAGGTGATCACATTTAGCTTGTGATATATTCATCTGACAACCAGACTGGTGCAGGAAGACAGCACTAAAACCGGAAGGGTTACTTCTGCTGGAATGTTCTTTCTTTGCTTTCCTGTGTATCGGTTTGATCAAAGCCATTCGGTGAGGTTAACTGGTTTAAATTCTGTGCAAGTGACTCTGTAACCAAACAAGGTGATTGTTACTGAATGATGCACTTTTATTTGGTTACCTATGTTTCTTACCTCCAGATAGCGATTGCTAAAGATCCTGATGCTAAATTCTTCAAGAAATTGGATGGGTTTCAAGCATGTGAAGTAAATGAACTGAAAGCAGGCACCCATGTATTTGCTGTCTACGGTAAGTTGTATATTTACACAATATATTTGACTGACTTCTTAACATAGAGCTTTGCAGCTAATATCTTACATATTCTTGTTGAATAAAATTTTGAAGGTGACAACTTCTTCAAAAGTGTCAACTACACAATAGAAGTTATGTGTGCCGAACAGTTTTCAGCGGAAAAGGAGAAACTGCGGGATGTGGAGGCAAAGATATTAACCAAAAGGGCTGAGTTGTCTAAGTTTGAGACAGAATATAGAGAGGTTTGTATGCATATCCTGGATGGTGCTACTACAGTGACTTACTTTTGGTGACATTTGCTCATCCGAGTCTGCTTCTCTATGCTGAGATTGACAGGTGTTGGCCCGATTCACAGAGATGACCAACAAGTATGCACAGGAAATGCAAGCAGTGAGTTCACCATTTGACACTGCTGAGCAAAGCCCCATTTCTTAACTGCTTATATTGTGATCTAAATATGTTATTATTTTCTGCTACAGATCGATGAGCTGCTCAAGGAAAGGAACACTATTCATGCCTCCTACACCACCATTTCACCTTTAAAAAGAAACTCAAGTAGCAGCAAGATCAGCAGTCCCTTCAATGGGTCCAAAAGTGACGAAGAGTGCCCAACGACAGAAAAGAAGCCAAAGGATGAAAAGAAGTCTAGGGACCGGACAAGGCGGAAGAAATGGTTTAAGATTCACTTGAAGGTGGACAAAAGGAAGGCGTGTTGATTACATGGTGAGCAACTGTTTTAAGTTATGTCAATGTACATTGTCTCACTTCGATTCCATGCCTTTGTGCTTAGTTTTCCTTATCCTTTTCTCGGTGTTGCGTAGGTTTTATCCTTCGAGTATCCCAAACATTCTCGAGGATCCGTACCAGAAGCCTCCCAAAAACATATTTTGTTCTAATCTTATTTCTCTTTTGCTCTCTCATCATTTGTTTGCCCACAGATTATCAATGTTCAAACAGCCAAGTATCCAAGCAATCTAGATTAATGTTCATGATTAGTCTTCTGGGCTCTCTTGCAGCTTTAGAATGGAGCAGTAGTGCCTTTATGTACATAAGGGACTTCGTTTATTTTGTAGCCCACGTCAAATCAAATTCTTTTACTTTTTTAAGAGTATTGTGGTAAGATGACACATCATTTATGATTATTTCCCGTTTCATGATCCGCGATGGTAATGCAATAAGTCATGTTGAAATTTGACGATACAATTGACACGACCTTTGCTCGGCCAACATTACAGAGTGATTGATTCGAATCAATACATTGAAGCAAAAAGGATCACTCGGCTCTCACGTGCAGCACTGCCGGTCTTAATCCAACGGCCAGCGTTGCTACGTGAGATAATTCGGGAGGTCAACTAGCATCTCCACCCGGGCCACAGCATCGGGCCCACGATGTACTCCAATCCCATCTCTTCCCGTTTAGGCGGGGAAGCGACGGCGGGTGGGAAATACCAAAATTGCTCGTTCGTTCCACGACAGCAGACTCCCCCGTAACCGCACACGTGGGGCCCTTTTACTTATTATAGTGTCATACCGTTGGTGATCGAGGTAATTTTTACAATGTGTggggacataatagtattttgatTCATTGCGAAGGAAAG from Musa acuminata AAA Group cultivar baxijiao chromosome BXJ1-3, Cavendish_Baxijiao_AAA, whole genome shotgun sequence encodes the following:
- the LOC135617454 gene encoding chaperone protein dnaJ 16-like, whose amino-acid sequence is MPAPGFSSSKSERKGDTNKQQQQRRDPYEVLGVPRNATEQEIKSAYRRMALKYHPDKNANDPIAADVFKEVTFSYNILSDPDKRRQYDTSGFEAIESDSQELELDLSSLGTVNTMFAALFSKLGVPIKTTVSATVLEEALNGSVIIRSLPLGQSIARKVEKQSAHFYTVEITEREAQMGVVCRVYSAEKSKFKLLYFEQEENGGLSLALQEDSTKTGRVTSAGMFFLCFPVYRFDQSHSIAIAKDPDAKFFKKLDGFQACEVNELKAGTHVFAVYGDNFFKSVNYTIEVMCAEQFSAEKEKLRDVEAKILTKRAELSKFETEYREVLARFTEMTNKYAQEMQAIDELLKERNTIHASYTTISPLKRNSSSSKISSPFNGSKSDEECPTTEKKPKDEKKSRDRTRRKKWFKIHLKVDKRKAC